The stretch of DNA ATGAAACTGACTAGCAATGATGAGGTCAAGGAAGTCTTGTCTCGTCTGACTAGCAAAGATTTTTCAGTGGATCAGGTAGATAAGAAAGAGCGCAAACGCAATGCTCCATTACCCTATACCACTTCATCTATGCAGATGGATGCTGCCAATAAAATTAATTTCCGTACTCGAAAGACCATGATGGTTGCCCAACAGCTCTATGAAGGAATTAATATCGGTTCTGGTGTTCAAGGTTTGATTACCTATATGCGTACCGATTCGACTCGTATCAGTCCTGTAGCGCAAAATGAAGCAGCAAGTTTCATTACGGACCGTTTTGGTAGCAAGTATTCTAAGCATGGTAGCAAGGTCAAAAATGCTTCTGGAGCTCAGGATGCCCACGAGGCTATTCGTCCGTCTAGTGTCTTTAATACACCTGAAAGCATCGCTAAGTATCTGGATAAGGATCAGCTCAAGCTTTATACTCTTATCTGGAATCGTTTTGTGGCTAGCCAGATGACAGCTGCTGTCTTTGATACAATGGCTGTTAAATTGTCTCAAAATGGGGTTCAATTTGCTGCCAATGGTAGTCAGGTTAAGTTTGATGGTTATCTTGCCATTTATAATGATTCTGACAAAAATAAGATGTTACCGGACATGGCTGTTGGAGATGTGGTTAAGCAGGTTAATAGCAAACCAGAGCAACATTTCACTCAACCGCCTGCTCGTTATTCTGAAGCGACACTGATCAAGACCTTGGAGGAAAATGGGGTTGGCCGTCCGTCAACCTACGCACCAACCATTGAAACCATTCAGAAACGTTATTATGTTCGCCTTGCAGCCAAACGTTTTGAACCGACAGAGTTGGGAGAAATTGTTAACAAGCTCATCGTTGAATATTTCCCAGATATCGTAAACGCGACCTTCACAGCTGAAATGGAAGGCAAGCTAGATGATGTCGAAGTCGGAAAAGAGCAGTGGCAACGTGTCATTGATACCTTTTACAAACCATTTTCTAAAGAAGTGGCCAAGGCTGAAGAAGAAATGGAGAAAATCCAGATTAAGGATGAACCTGCTGGATTTGATTGTGAAGTGTGTGGCAGTCCAATGGTCATTAAACTTGGTCGTTTTGGTAAGTTCTACGCTTGTAGCAATTTCCCAGATTGCCGTCATACCCAAGCAATCGTGAAAGAAATCGGCGTTGAGTGTCCAAGTTGTCATCAGGGACAAATCATTGAGCGAAAAACCAAACGCAATCGCCTCTTCTATGGTTGCAATCGCTATCCAGAATGTGAATTTACCTCTTGGGATAAGCCTGTTGGTCGTGACTGTCCAAAATGTGGCAATTTCCTCATGGAGAAAAAAGTCCGTGGTGGTGGTAAGCAGGTTGTTTGTAGCAAAGGCGACTACGAGGAAGAAAAGATTAAATAAGAGGAGAGTCCTGAAAGTGAATTTCAGGCTCTTTTGGTTAGAACTTGACAAAATTCATCATTTTATGCGAAACTAGAAGAAGATTATTTTATACTCAATGAAAATCAAAGAGCAAACTAGGAAACTAACCGCAGGTTGCTCAAAGCACTGCTTTGAGGTTGCAGATGAGACTGACGAAGTCAGGAACCATACCTACGTCAAGGCGACGCTGACGTGGTTTGAAGAGATTTTCGAAGAGTATTAACTAGGAGAAGTTATGCGTCTTATCTATCTAATTATTGGTTTTTTATCACTGGCCTTGGCTATTATTGGGGTTGTTTTACCCTTGTTGCCCACAACGCCTTTTCTTTTGTTGTCTATTGCTTGTTTTTCAAGAAGTTCCAAGCGCTTCGAAGATTGGCTTTATCATACAAAGCTCTATCAGAGTTATGTAGCTGATTTTCGCGAGACTAAGTCTATTGCGCGTGAACGAAAGAAAAAAATCATCGTATCTATCTACATCTTGATGGGAATTTCCATTTATTTTGCCCCTCTCTTACCAGTCAAAATCGGTCTGGGAGCCTTGACCATCTTTATCACTTATTATCTCTTCAAGGTCATTCCAGACAAAGAATAGTTAAAATAGTAGTTATTTGCCTTGATAAAATTGAAAGCATATTCACAACAATATGATATAATAAATTTAAAGTAATCTTCAAGGAGAATCAAATGATTTACGAATTTTGTGCTGAAAATGTGACCTTGCTTGAAAAAGCGATGCAGGCTGGAGCTCGTCGAATCGAACTCTGTGATAATCTTGCAGTTGGTGGGACAACACCCAGCTATGGAGTGACTAAGGCAGCGGTTGAACTGGCAGTTAACTACGATACAACCATTATGACCATGATTCGTCCACGTGGTGGTGACTTTGTCTATAATGAACTAGAAATTGCTATTATGCTAGAAGACATTCGGTTGGCTGCTCAGGCTGGAAGTCAAGGAGTTGTATTTGGGGTTTTAACTGCTGATAAAAAGTTGGATAAGCCTAATCTGGAGAAGTTAATTGCGGCATCAAAAGGAATGGAAATTGTCTTCCACATGGCCTTTGATGAATTGAGCGAAGAAGACCAGTTAGAAGCTATTGACTGGCTCAGCCAAGCCGGTGTCACTCGTATCCTAACTCGCGCTGGTGTGTCTGGTGACTCCTTAGAAAAACGTTTTGCTCACTATCACAGAATTTTGGAGCATGCTAAAGGTAAGATTGAAATTCTACCAGGTGGGGGGATTGACCTTGACAACCGTCAAATCTTTATTGACCAACTGGGCGTGACACAACTACATGGTACTAAGGTTGTCTTTTAAAAAATAGAAAGGAACTGCTGCTTAGGGTAGCAGTTTTAACTTATGTTTGAAATTTTTAAATCCTATCAGTTGAATCAAGAAAAGGCTCGTGCTTATGGTTTAGTAGAAAATAGTGGAGTCTGGATCTATAGTTGCCAGATTTTGCAAGGTGACTTTGTCATGACTGTGTCCATCACTGCTGATAATGTGAGTTTTCAAGTCTTTGACCAGGAGACTGGTGACCTCTATCCTCAAGTCCATATGGAAAGTTTTAAAGGAAGTTTTGTTGCAAGTGTCCGTGAGGCTTGTTTGGAGATTCTTTACCAGATTCGGAAGGCTTGTTTTGAGGTACAAGATTTTATCTGTCCTCAGACTAAGCGTATCATGGTTCAGGTTCAGGAAAAGTATGGAAATCAGTTGGAGTATTTGTGGGAGAAATCGCCTGATACAGCAGTATTACGTCATGAAGGCAATCAAAAGTGGTATGCCGTTTTGATGAAAATCTCTTGGGAGAAGCTGGAAAAGGGCAGAGAAGGACAGGTGGAAGCAGTCAACCTCAAACATGACCAAGTAGCTGATTTACTTTTAAATAAAGGTATTTATCCAGCCTTTCATATGAACAAACGCTACTGGATTAGTGTGGCGCTTGATGATACTTTATCAGATGAAGAAGTACTAGAATTGATAGAAAAAAGTTGGAACTTAACCTCTAAAAAATGAAACATTTCAATATTTTTCAAGAACTTTCAATTAGCAAAATATTCTCTACTGAAGAAATTTTCAGAAAATATTGGATTTTTTCTTGACAAGTACTTTTGCCTATGCTAAAATACTAAACAAGATATCAAACGAAGGAGAAAGTCAAACATGAAAACAGCTAAGTTTAATCAATTTGCTTTGTTGTTGAGGTACTCGGGCTAGTGCAAAAAGCATTAGTCCTGTTTGGCTTACCAAGCGGGAGTGAATCAACATCTCGCTTGGACTTCTGAGCGAGATGTTTTTTTAAAACCACATTTGGAAAAGGGGAAATCTTTATGAGAACAGTTGAATTTCTAGATACCAGCCTTCGGGATGGAGAACAGACACCTGGTGTTAATTTTTCAATAAAGGAAAAAATTGCTATCGCAAGGCAGCTGGAGAAATGGGGTATTTCAGCCATTGAAGCTGGTTTTCCGGCGGCGAGTCCTGATTCATTCACAGCAGTTCAGGAGATTGCCAAGGTCTTGAAGAAAACAGCTGTGACTGGATTAGCACGTTCTGTCAAGTCTGATATTGATGCTTGTTACGAAGCCCTCAAGGATGCCAAATATCCACAGGTTCACGTCTTTATCGCTACCAGTCCGATACACCGAAAGTATAAGCTCAATAAGAGTAAGGAAGAGATTTTAGAAGCTATTAAAGAGCATGTTTCCTATGCCCGTTCTAAGTTTGAGATTGTCGAATTCTCTCCAGAGGATGCGACTAGAACAGAGTTGGATTTCCTCTTACAAGTCGTTCAAACAGCGGTTGATGCAGGTGCGACTTATATCAATATCCCTGATACGGTAGGATTTACCACACCAGAGGAATACGGTGCTATCTTCAAACATCTGATTGAGAATGTTAAGACAGATCGTCAGATTATCTATTCACCACACTGTCATGATGACCTCGGAATGGCAGTAGCTAATAGCCTTGCTGCTGTCAAGAACGGGGCAGGACGTGTCGAAGGAACTATCAACGGTATTGGTGAGCGAGCTGGAAATGCTGCTTTGGAAGAAATAGCAGTGGCTCTCAATATTCGCCAAGATTACTATCAAGCAGAAACTAGTATTGTTTTAAATGAAACCATCAATACGTCAGAAATGGTTTCTCGCTTCTCAGGTATTCCAGTTCCTAAAAACAAGGCTGTGGTTGGTGGCAATGCCTTCTCTCACGAATCTGGTATTCACCAAGACGGAGTCCTTAAAAATCCTCTTACTTATGAGATCATCACTCCTGAATTGGTCGGTGTCAAGAGTAATAGCCTCCCACTTGGAAAATTGTCTGGTCGCCATGCCTTTGTCGAGAAACTAAGAGAATTAGCCCTAGATTTTACAGAAGAGGATATCAAACCACTCTTCGCTAAGTTCAAGGCACTGGCCGACAAGAAACAAGAAATCACAGATGCAGATATTCGTGCTCTGGTAGCTGGAACCATGGTTGAAAACCCAGAAGGCTTCCACTTTGATGATTTACAACTTCAAACTCATGCAGATAATGACATTGAAGCACTCGTTAGCCTAGCCAATATGGATGGTGAAAAAATCGAATTTAATGCGACAGGGCAAGGTTCCGTTGAAGCAATCTTCAACGCTATTGACAAATTCTTCAATCAATCTGTTCGCTTGGTGTCTTACACTATTGACGCGGTGACAGATGGAATTGATGCCCAAGCTCGGGTCTTGGTAACTGTTGAAAATAGAGATACAGAAACCATCTTTAACGCAGCAGGTCTGGACTTTGATGTGTTGAAAGCTTCTGCTATTGCCTACATTAATGCTAATACCTTTGTTCAAAAAGAGAATGCTGGTGAGATGGGACGCAGTGTTTCCTATCGTGACATGCCTAGTGTGTAAAGGAGAATGCTATGACAAAGAAAATAGTGGCCCTAGCAGGGGACGGAATCGGTCCAGAAATCATGGAGGCCGGTTTAGAAGTTCTGGAGGCTCTAGCTGAAAAAACAGGTTTTGACTATGAGATTGATAGACGACCTTTTGGAGGTGCAGGTATCGATGCTGCAGGGCATCCCTTACCTGATGAAACTCTCAAGGTATGTCGTGAAGCAGATGCTATTCTCCTAGCGGCTATCGGTAGTCCTCAGTATGATGGAGCAGCGGTTCGGCCTGAACAAGGCTTGCTGGCTCTCCGTAAGGAACTCAATCTTTACTCTAATATTCGCCCTGTAAAAATCTTTGACAGTCTCAAGCATTTGTCACCACTCAAACCGGAACGAATTGCTGGTGTAGACTTTGTCGTGGTGCGTGAGTTGACAGGCGGGATTTACTTTGGGGATCATATTCTTGAAGAAAGAAAAGCGCGTGATATCAACGATTATAGCTATGAGGAAGTGGAGCGGATTATTCGTAAGGCCTTTGAAATCGCAAGAAATCGGAGAAAAATCCTTACCAGCATCGATAAGCAAAATGTGTTGGCAACATCAAAACTCTGGCGGAAAGTAGCTGAGGAGGTCGCACAGGATTTTCCAAATGTGACCTTGGAACACCAGTTAGTGGACTCAGCTGCCATGCTCATGATTACCAATCCTGCTAAGTTTGATGTCATCGTGACAGAAAATCTTTTCGGAGATATTATCTCGGATGAATCAAGCGTTCTATCTGGCACACTTGGAGTTATGCCATCAGCCAGTCATTCTGAAAATGGACCAAGTCTCTATGAACCTATTCACGGTTCAGCACCTGATATTGCTGGTCAAGGAATTGCCAATCCAATTTCCATGATTTTATCAGTTGCCATGATGTTGAGAGATAGTTTTGGACGTCATGAGGATGCGGAGCGCATTGAACGTGCTGTTGAGGCAAGTTTGGCAGCTGGTATATTAACGAGAGATCTAGGAGGACAGGCTTCGACCAAGGAAATGACGGAAGCTATTATTGCAAGGTTATGAAGTTAGACGAAAAAATTACTCTAGTCCTTTTGATTTGGAATGTCATGATTTTCTTGATTTATGGTATTGACAAATCCAAGGCAAGGAGAAGAGCTTGGCGCATCCCTGAGAAAATCTTACTCATTTTAGCCTTTGCTTGTGGTGGTTTTGGTGCCTGGCTAGCAGGAATCATTTTTCACCACAAGACTCGAAAATGGTATTTTAAAACAGTTTGGTTTCTCGGGATGGTGTCCACACTAGTAGCCTTATATTTTATTTGGAGGTAATGGATGGCAGGAAAATCGATTTTTGATAAATTATGGGACCGCCATGTCATCACAGGAGAAGAGGGGCAGCCCCAACTCATGTATGTGGACCAGCACTATATCCACGAGGTGACCAGTCCTCAGGCTTTTCAAGGATTACGAGACGCAGGTCGTAGATTGAGACGACCAGACTTGACATTTGGAACCTTTGACCACAATGTCCCGACGGTTAATATCTACGATATTCGAGATGTCATTTCCAAGGCGCAAATTGATAAGCTAGCTGAAAATGTTGCGGAATTTGGGATTGAACATGCGGCCCACGGTTCTGAAAAACAGGGAATTGTGCACATGGTGGGTCCAGAGACAGGACGAACCCAACCAGGAAAATTCATTGTCTGTGGAGACAGCCATACGGCAACCCATGGAGCTTTTGGAGCCATCGCCTTTGGGATTGGGACTAGTGAGGTCGAGCATGTCTTCGCTACCCAGACCCTCTGGCAGGTTAAACCTAAGAAAATGTTGGTTGAATTCACTGGAGTTCCTCAAAAAGGAGTTTATTCCAAGGATTTCATTTTATCCTTGATTGCTAAGTACGGTGTTGCCTGTGGTGTTGGCTATGTGGTGGAATATCGTGGACAGGCAATTGATGCACTGAGCATGGAAGAGCGCATGACCATTTGCAATATGTCCATCGAGTTTGGATCCAAGATGGGAATCATGAACCCAGATCAGACGACTTATGACTATCTCAAGGGACGAGAATGTGTTCCAGAGGACTTTGAAGAGGCTGTGGCTGATTGGAAAACAATTGTCAGTGATGAGGATGCCGTTTATGATAAGGTTATCCAGATGGATGTCTCAGGATTGGCTCCCATGGTGACCTGGGGAACCAACCCTGCTATGGGGGTTGACTTTGACAGTAGATTCCCAGAAATTAAGGATATGAATGATGAACGAGCCTACAATTATATGGATTTGGAACCAGGTCAAAAGCCAGCGGATATTGAACTAGGATATATCTTTATCGGCTCTTGTACAAATGCTCGTCTCAGCGACTTGCAACTGGCTGCGCGATTTGTCAAAGGAAAGAAAATAGCCCCTAATCTAACAGCAATCGTGGTTCCAGGCTCTCGTCCTGTCAAACGAGCTGCGGAGAAATTAGGCTTGGATAAAGTTTTCTTAGATGCTGGCTTTGAATGGAGAGACCCAGGTTGCTCTATGTGCCTAGGAATGAATCCGGACAAGGTTCCTGATGGTGTCCACTGCGCCTCAACAAGCAACCGCAACTTTGAAGACAGACAGGGATTTGGTGCTAAGACCCACCTCTGCAGTCCAGCCATGGCAGCAGCAGCAGCTATTGCAGGACGCTTTGTAGATGTTCGACAAATGCCAGAAGCCCAGTAAGGAGAGGATATGGAGAAATTTACAGTTTATACGGGAACGACCGTTCCTCTCATGAATGATAACATCGACACCGACCAAATCCTACCCAAGCAGTTTCTCAAGTTAATTGATAAAAAAGGCTTTGGTAAGTACCTCATGTATGCTTGGCGTTATTTGGATGACAAGTACACTGAGGATCCAGACTTTGTCTTTAACAGACCTGAATACCGTAAAGCAACTATCCTCATCTCAGGGGATAACTTTGGGGCAGGGTCTTCGAGGGAACACGCAGCTTGGGCTCTAGCGGACTATGGTTTTAAGGTTGTGATTGCAGGATCTTTCGGTGATATTCATTACAATAATGAACTCAATAATGGCATGTTGCCTATTGTACAGCCTAGAGAGGTTCGAGAGAAACTAGCTCAGCTACAACCAAGTGACCAGGTAACTGTGGACTTGGAACAACAAAAAATCATCTCACCAATTGGAGAATTCACTTTTGAAATCGATAGCGAATGGAAACACAAACTCTTAAATGGTTTGGATAATATCGGTATTACTTTGCAGTATGAAGATTTGATTGCTGCTTATGAAAAACAACGACCAGCCTACTGGCAGGATTAGAAGAAAAATAGAAAAGGAAATAGAACTATGACAAAACACATTCAATGGAACGGAACACTTTCACAAGAAGGATATGACATTTTAAAAGGTGAGGGCGGTTGTATCGTTTGTCCTACAAAAGTTGGCTACATTATTATGACTAGCGACAAGGCAGGACTTGAGCGCAAGTTCGCAGCTAAAGAACGTAACCGTAACAAACCAGGTGTGGTTCTCTGTGGTAGCATGGATGAGCTTCGCGCTTTAGCACAACTCAACCCAGAAATTGAAGCCTTTTACCAAAAACATTGGGATGAAGATATTCTTCTTGGTTGTATCCTTCCTTGGAAACCAGAATCCTTTGAAAAACTCAAAGCATACGGTGATGGCCGTGAAGAACTTATGACTGATGTGCGTGGTACGAGCTGTTTCGTTATCAAATTTGGGAAAGCTGGTGAACAATTGGCTGCCAAACTTTGGGAAGAAGGCAAGATGGTTTATGCCTCATCAGCTAACCCATCTGGAAAAGGAAATCGCGGCAAGGTAGAAGGAATTGGAGAACGCATCGAAGGAGCAGTGGACCTTGTTATCGAGGCAGACGACTACGTGGCATCTATCCAGCCTGACAAAACGATTGAAACACGCTACGAGCAAGGCGTGATGGTGTCTATGGTCGATAAGGACGGCAAACTCATCCCAGAACAAGGAGGAGCACGTTCAACTTCACCAGCTCCAGTTGTAATCCGCAAAGGGCTTGACATTGATAAGATTATGATGCATCTGTCAGACAGCTTTAACTCATGGGACTACCGTCAGGGCGAGTATTATTAGAATGTAGAAGAAGTCTAGCGTTAAGAGACATTAAAGCTCCTAACACTGGACTTTTCTTTAGAATTTCTTTTCTTTTTTATATAGATGTGATATTCTATATGTGAAATAGAGCTTTGAAATATTAAATACTAACTAGCCTATAATATGAAAATGGAGCTACAAAATGGAAGAAAAATTAAATTATTGGATGATAGTTGCAGGAGGAGGTGGAAAAGTTTGGTCTTTATTTAAAGAAGAAAATATAGCTTGTATAGATTTTGATTCTAATTTATCTAATATTTTAGATTACAATAATCCTGAAGAATTGAAGCAAGGAAAGCAGAGAAATTTATTTATTTGGAAGTTTGCACATGACATAAAAATAAATGATTATATAATAGCTACCTCAGGATTTAACAAAAT from Streptococcus mitis encodes:
- the topA gene encoding type I DNA topoisomerase, which gives rise to MATATKKKKSTVKKNLVIVESPAKAKTIEKYLGRNYKVLASVGHIRDLKKSSMSVDIENNYEPQYINIRGKGPLINDLKKEAKKANKVFLASDPDREGEAISWHLAHILNLDENDANRVVFNEITKDAVKNAFKEPRKIDMDLVDAQQARRVLDRLVGYSISPILWKKVKKGLSAGRVQSIALKLIIDRENEINAFQPEEYWTIDAVFKKGTKQFQASFYGVDGKKMKLTSNDEVKEVLSRLTSKDFSVDQVDKKERKRNAPLPYTTSSMQMDAANKINFRTRKTMMVAQQLYEGINIGSGVQGLITYMRTDSTRISPVAQNEAASFITDRFGSKYSKHGSKVKNASGAQDAHEAIRPSSVFNTPESIAKYLDKDQLKLYTLIWNRFVASQMTAAVFDTMAVKLSQNGVQFAANGSQVKFDGYLAIYNDSDKNKMLPDMAVGDVVKQVNSKPEQHFTQPPARYSEATLIKTLEENGVGRPSTYAPTIETIQKRYYVRLAAKRFEPTELGEIVNKLIVEYFPDIVNATFTAEMEGKLDDVEVGKEQWQRVIDTFYKPFSKEVAKAEEEMEKIQIKDEPAGFDCEVCGSPMVIKLGRFGKFYACSNFPDCRHTQAIVKEIGVECPSCHQGQIIERKTKRNRLFYGCNRYPECEFTSWDKPVGRDCPKCGNFLMEKKVRGGGKQVVCSKGDYEEEKIK
- a CDS encoding YbaN family protein encodes the protein MRLIYLIIGFLSLALAIIGVVLPLLPTTPFLLLSIACFSRSSKRFEDWLYHTKLYQSYVADFRETKSIARERKKKIIVSIYILMGISIYFAPLLPVKIGLGALTIFITYYLFKVIPDKE
- a CDS encoding copper homeostasis protein CutC; protein product: MIYEFCAENVTLLEKAMQAGARRIELCDNLAVGGTTPSYGVTKAAVELAVNYDTTIMTMIRPRGGDFVYNELEIAIMLEDIRLAAQAGSQGVVFGVLTADKKLDKPNLEKLIAASKGMEIVFHMAFDELSEEDQLEAIDWLSQAGVTRILTRAGVSGDSLEKRFAHYHRILEHAKGKIEILPGGGIDLDNRQIFIDQLGVTQLHGTKVVF
- a CDS encoding MmcQ/YjbR family DNA-binding protein, giving the protein MFEIFKSYQLNQEKARAYGLVENSGVWIYSCQILQGDFVMTVSITADNVSFQVFDQETGDLYPQVHMESFKGSFVASVREACLEILYQIRKACFEVQDFICPQTKRIMVQVQEKYGNQLEYLWEKSPDTAVLRHEGNQKWYAVLMKISWEKLEKGREGQVEAVNLKHDQVADLLLNKGIYPAFHMNKRYWISVALDDTLSDEEVLELIEKSWNLTSKK
- a CDS encoding 2-isopropylmalate synthase, with protein sequence MRTVEFLDTSLRDGEQTPGVNFSIKEKIAIARQLEKWGISAIEAGFPAASPDSFTAVQEIAKVLKKTAVTGLARSVKSDIDACYEALKDAKYPQVHVFIATSPIHRKYKLNKSKEEILEAIKEHVSYARSKFEIVEFSPEDATRTELDFLLQVVQTAVDAGATYINIPDTVGFTTPEEYGAIFKHLIENVKTDRQIIYSPHCHDDLGMAVANSLAAVKNGAGRVEGTINGIGERAGNAALEEIAVALNIRQDYYQAETSIVLNETINTSEMVSRFSGIPVPKNKAVVGGNAFSHESGIHQDGVLKNPLTYEIITPELVGVKSNSLPLGKLSGRHAFVEKLRELALDFTEEDIKPLFAKFKALADKKQEITDADIRALVAGTMVENPEGFHFDDLQLQTHADNDIEALVSLANMDGEKIEFNATGQGSVEAIFNAIDKFFNQSVRLVSYTIDAVTDGIDAQARVLVTVENRDTETIFNAAGLDFDVLKASAIAYINANTFVQKENAGEMGRSVSYRDMPSV
- the leuB gene encoding 3-isopropylmalate dehydrogenase — its product is MTKKIVALAGDGIGPEIMEAGLEVLEALAEKTGFDYEIDRRPFGGAGIDAAGHPLPDETLKVCREADAILLAAIGSPQYDGAAVRPEQGLLALRKELNLYSNIRPVKIFDSLKHLSPLKPERIAGVDFVVVRELTGGIYFGDHILEERKARDINDYSYEEVERIIRKAFEIARNRRKILTSIDKQNVLATSKLWRKVAEEVAQDFPNVTLEHQLVDSAAMLMITNPAKFDVIVTENLFGDIISDESSVLSGTLGVMPSASHSENGPSLYEPIHGSAPDIAGQGIANPISMILSVAMMLRDSFGRHEDAERIERAVEASLAAGILTRDLGGQASTKEMTEAIIARL
- a CDS encoding DUF1294 domain-containing protein — protein: MKLDEKITLVLLIWNVMIFLIYGIDKSKARRRAWRIPEKILLILAFACGGFGAWLAGIIFHHKTRKWYFKTVWFLGMVSTLVALYFIWR
- the leuC gene encoding 3-isopropylmalate dehydratase large subunit, whose translation is MAGKSIFDKLWDRHVITGEEGQPQLMYVDQHYIHEVTSPQAFQGLRDAGRRLRRPDLTFGTFDHNVPTVNIYDIRDVISKAQIDKLAENVAEFGIEHAAHGSEKQGIVHMVGPETGRTQPGKFIVCGDSHTATHGAFGAIAFGIGTSEVEHVFATQTLWQVKPKKMLVEFTGVPQKGVYSKDFILSLIAKYGVACGVGYVVEYRGQAIDALSMEERMTICNMSIEFGSKMGIMNPDQTTYDYLKGRECVPEDFEEAVADWKTIVSDEDAVYDKVIQMDVSGLAPMVTWGTNPAMGVDFDSRFPEIKDMNDERAYNYMDLEPGQKPADIELGYIFIGSCTNARLSDLQLAARFVKGKKIAPNLTAIVVPGSRPVKRAAEKLGLDKVFLDAGFEWRDPGCSMCLGMNPDKVPDGVHCASTSNRNFEDRQGFGAKTHLCSPAMAAAAAIAGRFVDVRQMPEAQ
- the leuD gene encoding 3-isopropylmalate dehydratase small subunit, producing MEKFTVYTGTTVPLMNDNIDTDQILPKQFLKLIDKKGFGKYLMYAWRYLDDKYTEDPDFVFNRPEYRKATILISGDNFGAGSSREHAAWALADYGFKVVIAGSFGDIHYNNELNNGMLPIVQPREVREKLAQLQPSDQVTVDLEQQKIISPIGEFTFEIDSEWKHKLLNGLDNIGITLQYEDLIAAYEKQRPAYWQD
- a CDS encoding L-threonylcarbamoyladenylate synthase — translated: MTKHIQWNGTLSQEGYDILKGEGGCIVCPTKVGYIIMTSDKAGLERKFAAKERNRNKPGVVLCGSMDELRALAQLNPEIEAFYQKHWDEDILLGCILPWKPESFEKLKAYGDGREELMTDVRGTSCFVIKFGKAGEQLAAKLWEEGKMVYASSANPSGKGNRGKVEGIGERIEGAVDLVIEADDYVASIQPDKTIETRYEQGVMVSMVDKDGKLIPEQGGARSTSPAPVVIRKGLDIDKIMMHLSDSFNSWDYRQGEYY